The following coding sequences lie in one Aspergillus luchuensis IFO 4308 DNA, chromosome 8, nearly complete sequence genomic window:
- a CDS encoding putative nucleoside transporter (COG:P;~EggNog:ENOG410Q2C5;~InterPro:IPR001248,IPR026030,IPR038271;~PFAM:PF02133;~TransMembrane:12 (i68-89o101-125i137-156o176-197i206-223o243-266i278-303o333-355i367-386o398-420i441-460o480-496i);~go_component: GO:0016020 - membrane [Evidence IEA];~go_component: GO:0016021 - integral component of membrane [Evidence IEA];~go_function: GO:0022857 - transmembrane transporter activity [Evidence IEA];~go_process: GO:0055085 - transmembrane transport [Evidence IEA]), whose protein sequence is MDFKTVEDGNPIEPKQATALVEEHALVKPSGFFARIRYYEELLDRKMGVESHSLDRVLPEDRKPPNTLAMAFIWASATMNLSCFSTGFMGKEFGLTLGQTIAIMICATFLGAALTGWCATMGPGTGLRQVAISRYSFGFYPSSIIAALNVVEQLGWASVSCITGGQALRAVSDNHISMVVGVVIVACVSLCFSFFGLRAVMTIEQYIWMVSFVVFIIVYGEAAHHASLSDPGTVSGLTKSGNVLSLISVIYGSSASWCSIVSDFYVHYPVNTSKVKVFIYTTLGISLPTCVGMLLGACIASALDGNPEWAAAYDEGTGEILQTIIYPRKFAKFLLVLLVLCGIGMNCIAIYAGSLSAQLFAKPFQKIPRIIWTLLVFACILVIGIAGRDHLLTVLDNFLSLLGYWNTSFFVILFCEHYFFRNGNLANYDLDAWNTPSKLPVGYAGLTAFLCGAAGWIVGMDETYYVGALARKIGTDGGDIANELAFVFTSLSYIPLRKLELKYVGR, encoded by the exons ATGGATTTCAAAACCGTTGAGGATGGCAACCCCATCGAACCGAAGCAGGCCACGGCTTTGGTGGAGGAACATGCCCTGGTCAAACCTAGCGGTTTCTTTGCCCGCATCCGCTACTATGAAGAGCTGTTGGATCGGAAAATGGGCGTCGAGTCCCACAGTCTCGACCGAGTCTTGCCCGAAGATCGCAAACCGCCCAACACCCTCGCCATGGCCTTCATCTGGGCCTCGGCCACTATGAACCTCAGTTGTTTCAGTACGGGCTTTATGGGGAAGGAGTTTGGCTTGACCTTAGGGCAGACGATCGCCATTATGATATGCGCGACGTTTCTGGGCGCTGCTCTCACG GGTTGGTGTGCCACAATGGGCCCCGGCACTGGCCTTCGTCAGGTCGCCATCTCTAGATACTCCTTTGGCTTCTACCCTTCGTCCATCATCGCGGCGCTGAATGTCGTCGAACAGCTGGGTTGGGCCTCTGTCAGTTGCATCACCGGTGGTCAAGCTCTTCGCGCTGTTTCGGACAATCACATCTCCATGGTCGTGGGAGTCGTCATCGTTGCTTGCGTCAGTCTGTGTTTCAGCTTTTTCGGTCTCAGGGCTGTCATGACGATTGAGCAATATATCTGGATGGTttccttcgtcgtcttcatcatcgtctatGGTGAAGCGGCTCACCATGCCAGCCTTTCAGATCCCGGGACCGTGTCCGGGTTGACCAAGTCTGGAAACGTTCTGAGCCTGATCAGCGTTATCTACGGCTCGAGTGCATCGTGGTGCTCGATCGTGTCTGACTTTTATGTGCATTACCCGGTCAACACCTCCAAGGTCAAGGTCTTCATCTACACCACCCTGGGTATCTCACTCCCCACTTGTGTCGGAATGTTGCTCGGTGCGTGCATCGCATCGGCTCTGGATGGGAACCCAGAATGGGCTGCTGCCTATGACGAAGGAACCGGAGAGATTTTGCAGACCATCATCTATCCCCGCAAATTTGCTAAATTCCTCTTGGTGCTTTTGGTGCTGTGTGGTA TCGGCATGAACTGCATTGCCATCTATGCCGGATCGCTCTCTGCGCAACTATTCGCCAAACCATTCCAGAAGATCCCCCGAATCATCTGGACGCTACTCGTATTCGCCTGTATTCTTGTCATTGGTATCGCAGGCCGGGACCACCTGCTGACTGTCCTGGATAACTTCCTCTCCCTTTTGGGTTACTGGAACACCTCCTTCTTTGTCATTCTGTTCTGCGAGCATTACTTCTTCCGCAACGGCAACCTGGCCAACTACGACCTCGACGCCTGGAACACGCCGTCGAAACTGCCCGTCGGGTACGCCGGTCTCACGGCGTTCCTGTGCGGTGCGGCCGGATGGATCGTCGGCATGGACGAAACATATTATGTTGGAGCGCTGGCGCGCAAGATCGGTACCGATGGTGGAGACATTGCCAATGAGCTGGCGTTTGTCTTTACCAGCCTATCGTATATTCCCTTGCGGAAGTTGGAGTTGAAGTATGTTGGACGGTAG
- a CDS encoding putative RNA binding effector protein Scp160 (COG:A;~EggNog:ENOG410PJVF;~InterPro:IPR004087,IPR004088,IPR036612;~PFAM:PF00013;~go_function: GO:0003676 - nucleic acid binding [Evidence IEA];~go_function: GO:0003723 - RNA binding [Evidence IEA]), with translation MASEVSSVDVNGGAKSRAAMLEEQHARDEAHKVTVEDVVDEEDVKHPPPSTSVTEAESSTPAQTPAPTASPAPKPAPKKSPALDVQSEELFPALGSGPKPKVPAASAWGARGSAAAAVANGAASGAQAAPGGFGSEVPRIMSLPGKHMEQLRLAPSQMLPRGQLKKPLRDILRDISRRSKANVDMRGGPGGSIIFEGKGSVDAVRQALKEVAQQVGSKQSVRVPIPTSARPHIIGRQGAVVQDIQQRTGARVQVPRAEESAPGADDDDSDTIDVLIEGDAVAAEMARREIEAIVKERASNMSLRLKSVPPEFFPFIAGAHNANLKEIEERTKAQVHIPRYDTWQSQPPPQEADPGHVQFVPVPEKHIHISGERAAAQEARAEIERLAADLQRQLTLRQLAINRGQHQFILGDNADALHEFLADTGCAIVLPPASDESEFLTITGPLDCIENGINRAMDLATSMQMASIDLSRQHPSAPMGPHAHARALTQYLRQRQIIKELERMYDARIALPPSSDGPVTWEVYSRDGKNTIRARSDIMNLVQAHPPTRLRSLAVDPYFHPYLRSRSIPKLRSDYGVHLLVPDELDSSDVVLVYEGPSASAAQVEIPRQRPSAAELATFEKTLQEAQEYLLSTLGDQNDVVATSVNVPSKYQDKVRKFISRQQEAKSEDEIPVRAIVGDGRNRNESEVALRGPSRLVEDLATKIQAFVVEQEKDDLERGYTTSFDFPQKYANFLIGKRGENINKLRDEFDVDIKVEGGKVEVKGPKAKADAAKARIINLGKKLEDETTHVLKVPAQYHRELIGQKGNQVNKLQDRYSVRVQFPRAAVAATTSDDQSVAETSSDAGGSRPNRPQQALDEVIVKGPSKGADAARDEILSLLQWVIDHSYTATVSVAQAQIPSLIGQRGREMDKLRADTEAQIDVPGVNDAPDESGRVQIKIRGTKKQVEEAKKILEQRSKEFDSIVTKTIDVDKKYHKSLIGGGGANIRKIVAEAGGPTDGSASRMVKFPRPESSDSAIKLEGNGQVVEKIIAAIQDFVKEREDQVTTTVEVPPSQHRLLIGRGGETRRGIESKFNITLDIPKQGSGRSDIKLKGPSNAVAEAKEHIESMLKDQQGETVEVPRNLHHAISENGSFFRRLRNDYRVTVDHAGQQVPPKPASEDSRGAVNGSSSLPLITDEPSEAVEAHSWKIVDNSPAAADPSEPATIPWVLSGTSDNVAKAKSALEKAIANASQQSATGYLILPDPKTYRFVVGQGGSQINAIRKQTGCRINVPKDQAKGEAIEIKGSKEGLEEAKDMILEAVRAGLSGNSRS, from the exons ATGGCTTCCGAAGTGTCGAGTGTCGATGTCAACGGCGGTGCCAAGTCTCGGGCTGCCATGCTGGAAGAGCAGCATGCCCGTGATGAGGCGCACAAGGTTACcgtggaagatgttgtcgatgaagaggatgtgaAGCACCCCCCTCCGTCCACCTCGGTGACCGAGGCCGAGTCCTCCACTCCGGCGCAGACCCCGGCCCCAACCGCCTCTCCAGCCCCCAAACCAGCTCCCAAGAAGTCACCTGCTCTTGACGTCCAGTCTGAGGAACTCTTCCCGGCTCTTGGAAGTGGTCCGAAGCCCAAGGTCCCCGCCGCCTCTGCTTGGGGTGCCCGCGGttccgccgctgctgccgtCGCCAACGGCGCTGCCAGCGGCGCACAGGCTG CCCCCGGTGGTTTCGGTTCTGAGGTTCCCAGGATCATGAGTCTGCCCGGAAAGCACATGGAACAGCTCCGGTTGGCGCCCTCGCAGATGCTCCCTCGAGGCCAGCTCAAGAAGCCTCTGCGCGATATCCTGCGCGATATCTCTAGGCGTTCCAAGGCCAATGTCGACATGCGCGGCGGACCCGGTggctccatcatcttcgaggGTAAAGGCTCCGTGGATGCGGTCAGGCAGGCCCTGAAGGAAGTCGCTCAGCAGGTCGGATCCAAG CAATCGGTTCGCGTTCCGATTCCTACATCCGCTCGGCCTCACATCATCGGACGCCAGGGTGCTGTCGTTCAAGACATCCAGCAGCGGACAGGCGCTCGTGTGCAGGTACCTCGCGCCGAGGAATCTGCTCCTGGAGCGGACGATGACGACAGTGACACTATCGATGTCCTGATTGAGGGTGATGCTGTTGCGGCCGAGATGGCTCGTCGGGAGATTGAAGCGATCGTCAAGGAGCGCGCCTCCAACATGAGCCTGCGCCTCAAATCCGTCCCGCCGGAGttcttccccttcatcgCCGGTGCTCACAATGCCAACCTCAAGGAAATCGAGGAGCGTACCAAGGCGCAAGTGCATATCCCCCGATACGACACCTGGCAGAGCCAGCCTCCGCCTCAGGAGGCTGATCCGGGTCACGTCCAGTTCGTGCCGGTTCCCGAGaagcacatccacatctcTGGTGAGCGTGCGGCCGCTCAAGAAGCTCGTGCGGAAATTGAGAGACTTGCCGCCGACCTGCAACGCCAGCTCACGCTTCGCCAGCTCGCCATCAACCGTGGCCAGCATCAGTTCATCCTTGGCGACAATGCCGATGCTCTGCACGAATTCCTTGCTGACACTGGCTGTGCCATTGTCCTGCCTCCTGCATCCGACGAGAGCGAATTCCTCACCATCACGGGTCCGCTTGACTGCATCGAGAATGGTATCAACCGGGCCATGGATCTTGCCACCAGCATGCAGATGGCAAGCATTGACCTCTCTCGTCAGCACCCCAGTGCTCCCATGGGTCCCCACGCCCATGCTCGTGCCCTGACCCAGTACCTTAGACAGCGTCAAATCATCAAGGAACTGGAGAGAATGTATGACGCACGGATCGCCCTTCCGCCTAGCTCGGACGGCCCTGTGACCTGGGAGGTCTACTCTAGAGATGGCAAGAACACCATTCGCGCAAGATCCGATATCATGAACTTGGTTCAGGCCCACCCTCCTACGAGACTTCGTAGCCTCGCGGTCGACCCCTACTTCCACCCTTACCTGCGCTCTCGGAGCATTCCCAAGTTGCGGAGTGACTATGGCGTTCACCTTCTTGTGCCTGATGAGCTTGATAGCTCCGACGTGGTCTTGGTGTATGAAGGTCCTTCCGCTTCTGCTGCTCAGGTCGAGATTCCTCGTCAGAGACCTTCTGCCGCTGAACTTGCGACCTTCGAAAAGACCCTCCAGGAAGCTCAAGAGTATCTTCTGAGCACTCTCGGTGATCAGAACGATGTTGTGGCGACGTCCGTGAACGTGCCCAGCAAGTACCAGGACAAGGTTCGCAAGTTCATCTCCCGTCAACAGGAAGCGAAGAGTGAGGACGAGATCCCTGTTCGCGCCATTGTCGGAGATGGACGCAACCGCAACGAGTCAGAGGTTGCACTTCGTGGACCCTCCCGTCTGGTGGAGGATCTTGCTACGAAGATCCAGGCGTTTGTtgtggagcaggagaaggatgaccTCGAAAGAGGATACACCACATCTTTCGACTTCCCCCAGAAGTATGCCAACTTCCTGATTGGCAAGCGCGGTGAGAACATCAACAAGCTCCGTGACGAATTTGATGTCGACATCAAGGTCGAGGGAGGTAAGGTTGAGGTCAAAGGacccaaggccaaggccgaTGCTGCCAAGGCTAGAATCATCAACCTGGGTAAGAAATTGGAGGATGAGACCACTCATGTTCTTAAGGTTCCTGCCCAGTATCATCGGGAATTGATTGGCCAGAAGGGAAACCAGGTCAACAAACTGCAGGACCGCTACTCTGTCCGTGTGCAATTCCCACGTGCTGCCGTGGCTGCTACGACCAGCGATGACCAGTCCGTCGCCGAGACTTCTAGCGACGCAGGTGGCTCTCGCCCCAACCGCCCTCAGCAGGCGCTGGATGAGGTTATCGTCAAGGGTCCCAGCAAgggtgctgatgctgcacGCGATGAAATCCTTAGCTTGCTTCAGTGGGTGATTGACCACTCCTACACGGCCACAGTGTCTGTCGCTCAAGCGCAAATCCCCTCCTTGATTGGCCAGCGCGGTCGTGAGATGGACAAGCTCCGCGCCGACACCGAGGCCCAGATTGATGTTCCGGGAGTCAACGATGCTCCGGATGAGTCGGGCCGTGTGCAGATCAAGATCAGAGGCACCAAGAAGCAGGTTGAGGAGGCAAAGAAGATCCTGGAGCAGCGGTCTAAGGAATTCGACTCCATCGTTACGAAGACGATTGACGTGGACAAGAAGTACCACAAGTCGctcattggtggtggtg GTGCCAACATCCGCAAGATCGTCGCCGAGGCTGGTGGCCCCACCGATGGCAGTGCTTCCCGCATGGTCAAGTTCCCTCGTCCCGAGAGCAGTGACTCGGCCATCAAACTTGAAGGAAATGGCCAGGTGGTTGAAAAGATCATCGCTGCGATCCAGGACTTTGTCAAGGAGCGTGAGGATCAGGTGACCACGACCGTTGAGGTTCCTCCGTCTCAGCATCGTCTGCTCATTGGCCGTGGAGGTGAGACCCGGCGCGGCATTGAGTCCAAGTTCAACATCACGCTCGACATTCCTAAGCAGGGATCCGGACGCTCGGACATTAAGCTGAAGGGACCCAGCAACGCAGTCGCGGAGGCTAAGGAGCACATTGAGTCCATGCTCAAGGATCAGCAGGGCGAGACGGTGGAAGTGCCCCGGAACCTGCACCATGCTATTTCTGAGAATGGCTCTTTCTTCCGTCGCCTGCGCAACGACTACCGCGTTACCGTGGACCATGCCGGGCAGCAGGTGCCTCCCAAGCCTGCCTCCGAGGACTCCCGCGGTGCAGTCAAcggttcctcttctctccccttgATCACAGATGAGCCCAGCGAAGCCGTGGAGGCTCATTCATGGAAGATCGTGGACAACAGCCCGGCCGCTGCCGATCCCTCCGAACCGGCGACTATCCCGTGGGTGCTGTCGGGAACCAGCGACAAtgtcgccaaggccaagtCGGCCCTGGAGAAGGCTATCGCCAATGCTTCCCAGCAATCTGCTACTGGCTACCTCATCCTGCCTGACCCGAAGACTTACCGCTTTGTCGTCGGCCAGGGTGGTAGCCAGATCAACGCGATCCGCAAGCAGACTGGCTGCCGGATCAATGTGCCCAAGGACCAAGCAAAGGGTGAGGCGATCGAGATCAAGGGAAGCAAGGAAGGCCTGGAAGAGGCCAAGGATATGATCCTGGAGGCTGTCCGCGCTGGCTTGAGCGGCAACTCCCGGTCATAA
- a CDS encoding cytochrome b5-like heme/steroid binding domain-containing protein (COG:C;~EggNog:ENOG410PPP8;~InterPro:IPR036400,IPR018506,IPR001199;~PFAM:PF00173;~TransMembrane:1 (i109-129o);~go_function: GO:0020037 - heme binding [Evidence IEA]), translating into MADAKEFTFQEVSAHNTKKDLYMVIHDKVYDCTSFVDEHPGGEEVLLDVGGQDGTEAFEDVGHSDEAREILDGLLVGKLKRMPGDPAPRSQPQSSSGPSGSGDSAGMGVGLYGIVLVGGLIAYFAYQYLQNASAAETQ; encoded by the exons atggccgacgcAAAGGAATTCACCTTCCAGGAGGTTAGCGCTCACAACACCAAGAAGGACCTTTACATGGTCATCCACGACAAGGTCTACGACTGCACCTCCTTCGTCGATGAGCACCC tggtggtgaggaagtcCTCCTCGACGTCGGTGGCCAGGACGGCACCGAGGCCTTCGAAGATGTCGGACACAGTGACGAGGCCCGTGAGATCCTGGACGGTCTCCTGGTCGGTAAGCTGAAGCGCATG CCCGGTGACCCTGCTCCTCGCTCTCAACCCCAGTCTTCCTCCGGTCCCTCGGGCTCCGGCGACAGCGCCGGCATGGGTGTCGGTCTCTACGGCATCGTCCTGGTCGGTGGTCTGATCGCCTACTTCGCCTACCAATACCTCCAGAATGCTTCCGCCGCTGAGACGCAGTAA
- the DOA4 gene encoding putative ubiquitin C-terminal hydrolase (COG:O;~EggNog:ENOG410PFIE;~InterPro:IPR038765,IPR001763,IPR001394,IPR028889, IPR036873;~MEROPS:MER0000862;~PFAM:PF13423,PF00443;~go_function: GO:0004843 - thiol-dependent ubiquitin-specific protease activity [Evidence IEA];~go_process: GO:0016579 - protein deubiquitination [Evidence IEA]), giving the protein MSPDAAALPSPPDFAPWDTAPRRPQSLGGMQPGGKSIAAGLGSYQANNSYASPAGSQPARFPNIKDLQDEAAALDLNDYTSLSVLLERAQVAIDRARELADTDQLDRAYVHYLRASEITINLIPNHPDYRATASQRPGWYKRFGELMMAVRMKQGTMDDIKQQILENNLLSNVQPGGVSRSNPPRPRSQVVSPELGQSPGPRGRPVDAGNNSLRMPSPTQFQRSAQANAKMNRFSSPAGDALAERFAKLKMSPPTPSDVGSMSNGQNGTTSTPPTQDLPSRPSSQMSQGVPPRRPLGPRSMGSSHSVPTIPPKVPLNTSLPRAPDPTYSPIWTVPSQGPSNPPRTSVESSRPVNPRYSQITSSSRSSLSHDGFDDNPYRSQTPNGVHQAKEVKSSSADLPHSTTIEPQKLLEYMRKYNILLIDVRFRDQYDSGHIYASSILCIEPVALKENVSAEELEERLVVSPEHEQSLFERRNEYDMVVYYDQGTASVSYLAGSPVGTTAPHLRALYDTLYEFNAYKPLKDGRPPALLLGGLDAWIDLVGQQSLATSSTAAVMGSLQAKRPVRRPGRPLGRVPTIVSANSSLEVRKRRLREYKPLNPQELTEWMEKSKTEEIDPGAYVEEEALTEEPEGAEEPPVSPFVHTYEDFLRRFPEPHAIQQSMVTPHVRPAGTPAPNYAAPVPVAPSRPPPAVPRPSYSGVSDGRQIQPTLERQNSATKTALYTPSSMLNRLKLPRTGLTNFGVTCYMNSTLQCLSATVVLSKFFIDNRFRYYVQKNWKGSQGVMPGLFANLIRSLWKNDVEVIMPTSFRNFCGRLNQEWAIDRQQDAKEFFDFVVDCLHEDLNINWQRTPLRPLTFEEEMQRERMPVPKVSKIEWDRYCHREESFISSLFAGQHASRLRCTTCKRTSTTYEAFYSISVEIPSSGTGDIYQCLRSYCQEEMLSGDEVWKCPYCKCERVATKQIIITRAPQILVVHFKRFSASKTQTARKIHTPIDFPLHGLRMDDFVFSAYNQGQTNGLPHDPIAAMVPPFTYDAYGVLRHIGSSMGSGHYISLVRDAQRQCWRRFDDEWVTDFNPRDLRSKDRLQNEQAYIVFYERVPAK; this is encoded by the exons ATGTCCCCAGATGCAGCGGCcctaccctctcctccaGACTTTGCACCGTGGGATACCGCTCCCCGCCGCCCTCAGTCCCTCGGTGGTATGCAGCCGGGCGGGAAGTCAATCGCCGCCGGACTAGGATCGTATCAGGCCAACAACAGTTATGCGTCCCCCGCCGGGTCTCAACCAGCTCGATTCCCCAATATTAAGGATCTCCAAgatgaagcagcagcgcttGATCTAAACGACTATACGTCG CTAAGCGTTCTGCTGGAGCGAGCGCAAGTGGCCATAGATCGAGCCCGTGAGCTTGCCGACACCGATCAACTGGATCGGGCTTATGTGCATTACCTGCGAGCGTCGGAGATCACAATAAATTTAATACCTAATCATCCTGACTACCGAGCCACTGCCAGCCAACGTCCAGGATGGTACAAACGATTCGGGGagttgatgatg GCTGTGCGGATGAAGCAAGGGACAATGGATGATATCAAACAACAAATACTGGAGAACAATTTGCTGAGCAACGTGCAGCCTGGTGGGGTGTCTCGGTCGAACCCTCCACGACCAAGATCACAAGTGGTGTCTCCTGAACTTGGGCAGAGTCCGGGCCCAAGAGGTCGCCCTGTTGACGCTGGCAACAACTCTTTGCGGATGCCTAGCCCCACGCAATTCCAACGATCAGCCCAAGCAAATGCGAAGATGAATCGTTTTTCGAGTCCTGCTGGGGATGCACTTGCTGAGAGATTCGCAAAACTAAAAATGTCGCCGCCTACTCCATCTGATGTAGGTTCTATGTCCAATGGCCAAAACGGTACTACCTCAACACCCCCGACTCAGGATCTCCCTTCTCGACCATCGTCCCAAATGTCTCAAGGGGTACCTCCGCGGCGGCCTCTAGGGCCCCGTAGTATGGGTTCCTCCCATAGCGTACCTACTATACCTCCGAAAGTGCCCCTTAATACATCTCTTCCTCGTGCTCCCGATCCAACTTACAGCCCGATCTGGACAGTGCCTTCACAAGGACCCTCAAACCCACCCAGGACCTCAGTTGAAAGCTCTCGTCCCGTCAACCCACGGTATTCCCAAATTACGTCATCTTCTCGCAGTAGTCTTAGCCATGATGGCTTCGACGACAATCCTTACAGGTCGCAAACTCCGAACGGTGTACACCAGGCGAAGGAGGTCAAAAGCAGTAGTGCAGATCTCCCTCACAGCACCACAATTGAGCCCCAGAAGCTGCTGGAGTATATGCGCAAATACAACATTCTATTGATTGACGTGCGTTTCCGGGACCAGTACGATAGTGGCCACATCTATGCCTCCTCGATCCTTTGCATTGAACCGGTGGCATTAAAGGAGAATGTGTCAGCGGAGGAGCTCGAAGAACGCCTGGTGGTGTCGCCGGAACATGAGCAGTCATTATTCGAGCGGCGCAACGAGTATGACATGGTCGTTTATTATGACCAGGGAACGGCGTCGGTCAGTTATCTAGCCGGATCTCCTGTAGGCACTACGGctcctcatcttcgagcCCTGTATGACACGCTTTACGAGTTCAACGCATATAAGCCATTGAAAGATGGACGACCTCCTGCACTACTGCTTGGCGGCCTTGACGCATGGATCGATCTAGTTGGCCAGCAATCTCTTGCTACATCCTCCACTGCTGCTGTGATGGGATCTTTGCAAGCAAAGAGGCCTGTCAGAAGGCCAGGGCGACCGCTAGGAAGAGTGCCTACTATCGTCAGTGCCAATTCTAGCTTGGaagtgaggaagagaagattgcGCGAATATAAGCCACTGAATCCTCAAGAGCTCACAGAGTGGATGGAAAAGTCTAAGACGGAAGAAATCGACCCCGGGGCCtatgtcgaggaggaggcactCACGGAAGAACCGGAAGGTGCTGAAGAGCCACCTGTCTCTCCCTTTGTGCACACATATGAGGATTTCCTGCGGCGCTTCCCAGAACCACATGCAATCCAGCAGTCAATGGTGACGCCCCATGTTCGGCCAGCGGGGACACCGGCGCCCAACTATGCTGCACCTGTTCCTGTTGCTCCATCGAGGCCTCCGCCTGCAGTCCCACGGCCCAGTTATAGTGGCGTTTCAGACGGCCGGCAAATACAACCTACGTTGGAGCGACAGAACTCTGCCACCAAAACAGCTCTCTACACACCAAGCTCGATGCTTAACCGTCTGAAGCTCCCACGGACTGGCTTGACTAATTTTGGCGTGACCTGTTACATGAACTCTACCCTTCAGTGTTTGAGCGCTACAGTGGTGTTGAGCAAGTTCTTCATCGACAATCGGTTTCGGTACTATGTACAAAAGAACTGGAAGGGCTCCCAAGGCGTTATGCCGGGGCTTTTCGCGAATCTGATCCGGTCACTCTGGAAGAATGACGTGGAAGTGATTATGCCGACCTCCTTTCGGAATTTTTGCGGACGACTGAATCAAGAATGGGCTATCGATCGCCAGCAGGATGCCAAGGAATTCTTCGACTTTGTCGTCGACTGTTTGCACGAGGACCTCAACATTAATTGGCAGCGGACGCCTCTCAGACCCTTGACtttcgaggaagagatgcagcGCGAGAGAATGCCCGTTCCCAAGGTTTCCAAAATTGAGTGGGATCGCTACTGTCATCGCGAAGAGTCGTTCATTTCATCGCTCTTTGCAGGCCAGCACGCGAGCCGGCTACGCTGCACCACCTGTAAGCGGACATCAACCACGTATGAGGCATTCTACAGCATCAGTGTCGAAATTCCATCGTCGGGCACGGGCGACATTTATCAATGCCTTCGCAGTTATTGCCAAGAAGAGATGCTGAGTGGGGATGAGGTGTGGAAATGTCCGTACTGCAAGTGCGAACGAGTGGCCACCAAACAGATCATTATCACGCGGGCGCCGCAGATCTTGGTCGTCCATTTCAAGCGGTTCTCGGCGTCGAAGACCCAGACTGCACGGAAGATCCATACGCCTATCGACTTCCCTTTGCACGGACTCCGGATGGATGACTTTGTCTTCTCGGCATATAATCAGGGGCAGACCAACGGATTACCCCACGACCCGATCGCGGCGATGGTGCCTCCGTTCACGTACGATGCGTACGGAGTCTTGCGGCATATCGGATCCTCGATGGGCAGCGGGCATTACATCTCTCTGGTGCGAGATGCGCAGCGACAATGCTGGCGACGATTCGATGACGAGTGGGTGACCGATTTCAACCCGCGCGATTTGCGATCGAAAGACCGGCTGCAGAACGAACAAGCCTATATTGTCTTCTACGAGCGGGTGCCCGCCAAGTAA